A window of Streptomyces sp. Je 1-332 genomic DNA:
CACCGAACACACCCGCGAGTCACTGACCACGTGGTTGTCCGAGCGCATCGCCCTCTACCTGAAACGACAGCCGTCCGAGATCCATCCGACGGTGCCGCTCGCCGAGTACGGGCTCGACTCCGTCGCCGCCTTCAGCCTGTGCGGCGACATCGAGGAGGACTTCGACTTCATCCTCGAACCCACCGCGGCCTGGGACTACCCGACGGTGCAGGCGCTCACCGACCACCTGCTCGAGGGGTTCGCCGCCACCGCGGAAGGGGGCGCCGCCTGATGGAACCGATCGCCATCGTCGGCATCGACTGCAGGTTCCCGGGGGCGCGGGACACCCGCGCCTACTGGGACCTGCTGATGCGCTCAGGAGACGGTGTGGGGGAGGTGCCCCGGCTGCGATGGGACGCCAAGGAGTTCCATTCGGCGGCCGGTGCCGAAGGGCACACCAACACCACTGAAGGCGGGTTCGTCAGCGATCCCGACGCCTTCGACAACGAGTTCTTCACCATCTCGCCGCGCGAGGCCGCGGCCATGGACCCCCAGCAGCGGCTGCTCCTGCAGTGTGCCTGGCGCGCCGTCGAGGACTCCGGGCTCCCGCCGCAGCGCCTCGCCGGGTCCGCCACCGGCGTGTTCGTGGGGATCATGGGCAACGAATGGGCGCAGCTGCACCTCACCGACTACGACAACGTCACCGCCCAGATCGGCTCCGGCAACGGCTACTGCATGACGGCCAACCGCATCTCGTACCACCTGGACCTCAAGGGCCCCAGCCTGGCCATCGACACCGCCTGCTCCTCCTCCCTGGTCGCCGTGCACCTGGCGGCGAACGCCCTGCTGTCCGAGGAGTGCGACGTGGCGATCGCGGGGGGCGTCAACATCGCCCTCACGCCCGCCCTGTCGATCTTCTACACCCAGGCGGGCCTCTCGTCCCCCGACGGCCGCTGCAAGCCCTTCAGCTCCGAGGCCGACGGCATCGGCCGGGGCGAGGGCGTCGGTGTGGTGGTCCTGCGCAGGCTCAAGGACGCCGTCGCCGACGGACAGCGGGTGTACGCGGTGATCCGTGGCACCGCCGTCAACCAGGACGGGCGCAGCAACGGCATCACGGCGCCCAACCGCTGGGCCCAGCAGGAGGTGCTGGACGCCGCGTACCGCAGGGCCGGCGTCGACGCGGCCGACGTCGCGTTCACCGAGGGGCACGGCACGGGCACGGCCCTCGGCGACATGATGGAGATCAAGGCGCTCGGCCACCATCACGCGACGCGCGGCGGCAAGCCGATGGCGCTCGGCTCCGTCAAGGGCAACCTCGGTCACACCGAAGGCGCCGCGGGCATCGCGGGGCTCATCAAGGTGGCCCTCTCCCTGCACCACAAGGTCGTGCCGGCGAGCCGCTTCGCCATCAAGGAGAACGCCGCGCTGAAGCTGCGCGACCACGGACTGCGGCTCCTCAAGGCGCCGTTGAAGCTGGGGGCCGACACCGTGGTCGCCGGGCTCAGCAGT
This region includes:
- a CDS encoding acyl carrier protein, whose product is MPVPTTEHTRESLTTWLSERIALYLKRQPSEIHPTVPLAEYGLDSVAAFSLCGDIEEDFDFILEPTAAWDYPTVQALTDHLLEGFAATAEGGAA